One Microcebus murinus isolate Inina chromosome 7, M.murinus_Inina_mat1.0, whole genome shotgun sequence genomic region harbors:
- the ZSCAN2 gene encoding zinc finger and SCAN domain-containing protein 2 isoform X1, which produces MMAAEAPRVTTPLSPLVQVPQEEDGQEEEVTTMILEDDSWVQEAVLQEDGPESEPFPQSAGKGSPQEEAVAGGPQGALSRLRELCRRWLRPEVHTKEQMLTVLPREIQAWLQEHRPESSEEAVALVEDLTQTLQESDFEIQSESGENSNQDMFEDVESHELFSKMPEVEGVQQSDGESDFERDCGPRGHQGNAPGEDRGTARSHGREVGQLIGLQGTYLGEKPYECPQCGKTFSRKSHLITHERTHTGEKYYKCDECGKSFSDGSNFSRHQTTHTGEKPYKCRDCGKSFSRSANLITHQRIHTGEKPFQCAECGKSFSRSPNLIAHQRTHTGEKPYSCPECGKSFGNRSSLNTHQGIHTGEKPYECKECGESFSYNSNLIRHQRIHTGEKPYKCTDCGQRFSQSSALITHRRTHTGEKPYQCSECGKSFSRSSNLATHRRTHMVEKPYKCGVCGKSFSQSSSLIAHQGMHTGEKPYECLTCGESFSWSSNLLKHQRIHTGEKPYKCSECGKCFSQRSQLVVHQRTHTGEKPYKCLMCGKSFSRGSILVMHQRAHLGDKPYRCPECGKGFSWNSVLIIHQRIHTGEKPYKCPECGKGFSNSSNFITHQRTHMKEKLY; this is translated from the exons ATGATGGCTGCAGAGGCGCCAAGAGTGACCACCCCCCTTAGCCCCTTGGTCCAGGTGCCTCAAGAAGAAGATGGACAGGAAGAGGAGGTCACCACTATGATCCTGGAGGATGACTCCTGGGTGCAGGAAGCTGTACTGCAGGAGGATGGCCCTGAGTCCGAGCCCTTTCCCCAGAGTGCTGGCAAGGGCAGCCCCCAGGAGGAGGCAGTGGCTGGGGGACCGCAGGGTGCACTCAGCCGCCTCCGAGAGCTCTGTCGGCGCTGGCTGAGGCCAGAGGTGCACACGAAGGAGCAGATGTTGACCGTGCTACCAAGGGAAATTCAGGCTTGGCTACAAGAGCATAGGCCCGAAAGCAGCGAGGAGGCAGTAGCCCTGGTGGAAGACTTGACCCAGACCCTTCAGGAAAGTG aTTTTGAGATACAGAGTGAAAGTGGGGAGAACTCTAATCAAGACATGTTTGAGGATGTCGAGTCACATGAGTTGTTCTCAAAAATGCCTGAAGTGGAAGGCGTTCAGCAATCCGATGGGGAAAGTGACTTTGAGAGAGACTGTGGCCCTCGGGGGCACCAGGGAAACGCGCCAGGTGAGGACCGTGGGACCGCACGGTCCCACGGCAGGGAGGTGGGCCAGCTCATAGGCCTTCAGGGCACCTACCTGGGCGAGAAGCCCTATGAATGTCCCCAGTGTGGGAAGACCTTCAGCCGGAAGTCCCACCTAATCACGCACGAACGGACCCACACGGGAGAGAAATACTACAAATGTGACGAATGTGGGAAAAGCTTTAGTGACGGTTCAAACTTCAGTAGACACCAAACTACTCACACTGGGGAGAAACCGTATAAATGCAGGGATTGTGGGAAGAGCTTCAGCCGGAGTGCAAACCTCATCACCCACCAGAGGATCCACACGGGAGAGAAGCCCTTCCAGTGTGCCGAGTGCGGCAAGAGCTTCAGCAGGAGCCCCAACCTCATCGCTCACCAGCGCACGCACACGGGAGAGAAGCCGTACTCGTGCCCGGAGTGTGGGAAGAGCTTTGGCAACCGGTCCAGCCTCAACACACATCAGGGAATCCACACCGGAGAAAAGCCCTACGAATGTAAGGAATGCGGCGAAAGCTTTAGTTACAACTCGAACCTAATCAGACACCAGAGGATCCACACGGGAGAGAAACCGTACAAATGTACCGACTGCGGGCAGAGGTTCAGCCAGAGCTCGGCTCTCATCACCCACCGCAGAACTCACACAGGGGAAAAGCCCTATCAGTGCAGCGAGTGCGGGAAGAGCTTTAGCCGCAGCTCCAATCTGGCCACCCACCGCAGAACCCACATGGTGGAGAAGCCCTATAAGTGCGGGGTGTGCGGGAAGAGCTTCAGCCAGAGCTCCAGCCTGATCGCACACCAGGGCATGCACACGGGGGAGAAACCCTACGAGTGCCTGACGTGCGGGGAGAGCTTCAGCTGGAGCTCCAACCTGCTCAAGCACCAGCGGATCCACAcgggagagaagccctacaagtGTAGTGAGTGTGGGAAGTGCTTCAGCCAGCGCTCCCAGCTGGTGGTGCACCAGCGGACCCACACGGgcgagaagccctacaaatgccTCATGTGTGGGAAGAGCTTCAGCCGGGGCTCCATCCTGGTCATGCACCAGAGAGCCCACTTGGGAGACAAGCCCTACAGGTGTCCCGAATGTGGGAAAGGCTTCAGCTGGAATTCGGTTCTCATTATACATCAGCGAATCCACACAGgggagaagccctacaaatgccCCGAGTGTGGCAAAGGGTTCAGCAATAGCTCCAATTTTATTACACATCAGAGAACTCATATGAAAGAGAAACTTTATTGA